The Scomber japonicus isolate fScoJap1 chromosome 9, fScoJap1.pri, whole genome shotgun sequence genome includes a region encoding these proteins:
- the LOC128365332 gene encoding zinc finger protein OZF-like translates to MSSVHCLRELINERLTAAAEEIFRVFHKTIIEYEEEIDRQRRLLDTAWKPEMDLNIIELPQQHVCKEEEEEENLTDQQLCNQERNSSLDQEDPEPPQIKEEQEELVLKQETEPFMLTPTCEESEEQTLDLNSDETQSAAEDEHVVSMSVKNSVIPQLNNDDQFLSRTSHVAESQDHKGGRQGDSGSTRNTEPKPHTSHHKGESHTGNEDSYTMLKIHSDTYTGKPSLKCDTCLKTFCSTSALNAHLTIHTGEKPYSCETCGKDFRCNSGLMAHMRTHTGEKPYLCNTCGKRFGQSSNLIRHKRLHTGEKPYSCDTCGKRFSKMSGLKTHMTVHTGEKPYVCNTCGKTFCLTSALNAHLAVHTDERPYSCKTCGRNFRYKSGLMVHMRTHTGERPYSCNTCGKRFYHPSNVIQHKRIHTGEKPYLCNTCGKGFCNSSNLIKHKRIHTDERPYPCKICGRDFRSKDVLVVHIRTHTGEKPYSCDTCGKRFSQTSTLKAHMRIHTGEKPYSS, encoded by the exons ATGTCTTCAGTTCATTGTTTGAGAGAGTTAATCAACGAGCgactaactgctgctgctgaagaaataTTCAGAGTTTTTCACAAAACTATCATCGAGTATGAAGAAGAGATCGACCGTCAGCGCAGACTGCTGGATACCGCTTGGAAACCTGAAATGGACTTAAACATTATAG AGCTCCCACAGCAACATGTCTgtaaggaggaagaggaggaggagaatctCACTGACCAGCAGCTCTGCAACCAGGAGAGGAACTCCAGTTTGGACCAAGAGGACCCAGAGCCTCCACAGAttaaagaggagcaggaggagctggtGCTGAAGCAGGAGACTGAACCCTTTATGTTGACTCCTACTTGTGAGGAAAGTGAAGAGCAGACTCTGGACTTGAATTCTGATGAAACTCAGAGTGCAGCAGAGGACGAGCATGTTGTCAGCATGTCAGTTAAAAACTCTGTGATACCACAATTAAATAATGACGACCAGTTCCTTTCCCGTACCTCTCATGTAGCTGAGAGTCAAGATCACAAAGGAGGCAGACAAGGAGACTCAGGATCTACTAGAAATACAGAGCCAAAACCACATACAAGTCACCACAAAGGCGAAAGTCACACTGGCAATGAGGACAGTTACACCATGCTAAAGATTCACAGTGACACTTATACAGGGAAaccatctttaaaatgtgacacCTGTTTGAAAACTTTCTGTTCGACATCGGCACTGAACGCTCATTTAACaatccacacaggtgagaagccataTTCTTGCGAGACATGTGGGAAAGATTTCAGATGTAATAGTGGATTAATGGCCCACATGAGAacccacacaggtgagaagccgtaccTTTGCAACACCTGTGGAAAAAGGTTCGGCCAGTCGTCAAACTTGATAAGGCACAAAAGAttacacacaggtgagaagccataTTCATGTGATACCTGTGGGAAAAGATTTAGTAAAATGTCAGGATTGAAAACCCACATGACagtccacacaggtgagaagccttATGTTTGCAACACCTGtgggaaaacattttgtttgacATCAGCACTGAACGCACATTTAGCAGTCCACACAGACGAGAGGCCATATTCTTGCAAAACATGCGGGAGAAATTTCAGATATAAAAGTGGATTGATGGTCCACATGAGAACCCACACAGGTGAGAGGCCGTATTCCTGTAACACATGTGGGAAAAGGTTTTATCACCCATCAAATGTAATACAGCACAAAAGAATACACACGGGTGAGAAGCCGTACCTTTGCAACACCTGCGGGAAAGGGTTTTGCAACTCGTCAAACTtgataaaacacaaaagaaTACATACAGACGAACGGCCGTATCCTTGCAAAATATGCGGGAGGGATTTCAGATCTAAAGATGTATTGGTGGTCCACATAAGAacccacacaggtgagaagccgtacTCTTGTGACACCTGTGGGAAAAGATTCAGTCAGACGTCAACGCTGAAAGCTCACATGAGAATACACACGGGTGAGAAGCCGTATTCTTCCTAA
- the LOC128365329 gene encoding atos homolog protein B, with translation MRHIHVELAHKKAPLELPAQEGDLPPPTAPTQSLDPGVRPGAPRHFGQEELRLQKVYQLSIFSQLGGFSTSTESHTDAQQRPVRLGVKRGLDEPQLTHKRPHLGDSSDREALEGGVLCGPAPTPNVGMGLVMGHGGPGSVYSCTQMEHRDSEGGLSPRSPPLSPSHNPSRRPTQHNHDRPIPDVFAPLSPRSPPMCDPHGHLCDQGHSLGSSVRTEQPSGGRTPTYSLGSPGNESCSNGMSGGQPSPHLYEISTYETPSPASPTSPPGPFSPPHHTELQEPGEATEWEVGLESSPPERSATQAASTSSNGLASWEKTPSSNGHRLSSGGHWPAKKRLLSPSDTGESCSEDEGPSTSKRSRLSLLASGMGPASCRSTDAKAAPFWNHLLPSAWDRPKTATDCTRSGRRLKSGLRLKSRQLRSGRHTDSGRTTRSSLPSSSISRSLLGNFEESILKGRFSPSGRIEGFTAEIGASGSYCPQHVTLPVQVTYYDISEHSAPSPFLGVISLEPLGKKGYSIPKAGTIQVTLFNPNKTVVKMFLVTYNFGDMPVNHMTFLRHRIFLVPVEEGTEGKSEVSPGSTVLDRKKILCYLIHLRFQSSKSGKIYLHNDIRLLFSRKSIEVDTGIPYELKSFTEVPRNPKYSPRV, from the exons ATGCGACACATTCACGTGGAGTTAGCCCACAAAAAGGCTCCATTAGAGCTTCCAGCCCAGGAGGGGGACTTGCCTCCACCTACGGCTCCAACACAAAGCCTGGACCCTGGGGTCAGACCAGGGGCCCCCAGGCACTTTGGTCAGGAGGAGCTGCGACTTCAAAAGGTCTACCAGCTCTCCATTTTCTCCCAGTTGGGGGGATTTTCTACCTCCACAGAATCTCACACTGATGCCCAACAGAGACCTGTTCGGTTGGGTGTGAAAAGGGGGCTAGATGAGCCCCAGTTGACTCACAAGCGCCCCCACCTGGGGGATTCCTCAGACAGAGAAGCATTGGAGGGAGGGGTGCTGTGTGGGCCAGCCCCAACCCCAAATGTGGGGATGGGGTTAGTGATGGGCCATGGTGGGCCTGGTTCTGTATACTCTTGCACACAGATGGAGCACAGAGACTCTGAGGGGGGACTATCACCCAGGTCTCCACCCCTCTCCCCAAGCCACAACCCCTCCCGACGCCCAACTCAGCACAATCACGACAGGCCCATTCCTGATGTCTTTGCTCCACTCTCACCTAGATCCCCCCCAATGTGTGACCCACATGGGCATCTCTGTGATCAGGGTCATTCTCTTGGAAGCTCAGTCAGGACTGAGCAACCTAGTGGGGGCCGCACACCCACCTACTCACTAGGTAGCCCTGGAAATGAGAGTTGTAGTAATGGTATGTCTGGAGGCCAGCCTAGCCCCCACTTATATGAAATATCCACATATGAGACTCCCAGTCCCGCCAGCCCCACCAGCCCCCCAGGCCCCTTTTCCCCCCCTCatcacacagagctgcaggaaCCAGGGGAGGCCACTGAATGGGAAGTTGGACTTGAATCCTCCCCACCGGAGCGAAGTGCCACTCAGGCTGCATCCACCTCCTCTAATGGCCTGGCCTCCTGGGAGAAGACTCCTAGCAGTAATGGCCACCGTCTATCCTCTGGAGGTCACTGGCCAGCCAAAAAGAGGCTTTTGTCCCCAAGTGACACGGGGGAGTCATGTTCAGAAGATGAGGGACCCTCCACTTCCAAAAGGAGCAGGCTGTCATTGCTAGCTTCAGGAATGGGCCCAGCCTCTTGTCGCAGCACAGATGCAAAAGCCGCACCTTTCTGGAACCATCTGCTGCCTTCCGCATGGGACCGGCCTAAG ACTGCCACAGACTGCACGAGATCAGGGAGGCGACTAAAAAGTGGGCTACGTCTAAAGAG TCGGCAGCTGCGCAGcggcagacacacagacagcggGCGTACCACACGTTCCAGTTTGCCCTCATCTTCCATCAGCAGATCACTACTAGGCAATTTTGAG GAGTCCATACTGAAGGGACGCTTCTCCCCATCAGGCCGGATTGAAGGCTTCACGGCAGAGATCGGTGCCAGTGGCTCGTATTGCCCACAACACGTCACCCTGCCTGTGCAGGTTACATACTACGACATCTCAGAGCACAGCGCACCCTCACCCTTCCtg ggGGTGATATCCCTCGAGCCTCTTGGAAAGAAAGGATACAGCATACCCAAAGCAGGGACCATTCAAGTG ACCTTATTTAATCCCAACAAAACTGTGGTGAAGATGTTTCTGGTGACCTACAACTTCGGCGACATGCCCGTCAATCACATGACTTTCCTGCGCCATCGTATCTTCCTGGTGCCTGTAGAGGAGGGCACGGAGGGGAAGAGCGAGGTGTCTCCAGGGAGCACAGTGCTAGACAGGAAGAAGATTCTCTGTTACCTGATACATCTAAG ATTCCAGAGCTCCAAATCTGGGAAGATCTACTTGCACAATGATATCCGGCTGCTATTTTCCCGCAAATCCATCGAAGTGGACACAGGGATCCCTTATGAGCTGAAATCTTTCACCGAGGTGCCAAGAAACCCTAAGTACTCCCCCCGTGTGTGA